The sequence TTTTTAGCTCTCTTTATTTTTTCAAACTTGTAGATTTTCGTGTCTTTGCCGAACATATTGCCTCCGAGTCTTTCGGCAATCATGTTTTGCATAAATTTACTCATGTTTTCCTCCGTTTTTTTGTTTTATGTAAAATTGCATTAATTTCAACTTTTAATCAACGTCGATTCTTACTTTTTTGTCACAATAGTCTATACCGGGGCAATTTTCATCTTCGCACGGCTCAATATGTATAATAACGTCTGAGTTTTTTATTTCATCTCTAATCCTTTTTTCAATTATGTCAGCTATTTTATGAGCATCTTTCAAAGAGACTTCCCTGCACAGCGTAAGATGCAGGTCCACAAATTTTTTTGAACCGGCTTGTCTTGTTCTCAAGCGGTGAAAATCCAGGTGGTAATCATCATATTGCTTGATTATATCTATGATTTTTTCTTTAATATCAACCGGCAATTCAGTATCAACGAGATCCTTTGTTACATTAAAGTTCAGTTTTAATGCGGAATAAACGATGTAGACAGCTATTAAAACAGACACAACCGGGTCTATAATTTCAATACCCGTGAACTTTACTACAAACAGCGTCCCTATTACACCGAGATTTGTCAAAATATCAATCTCGTAGTGCAGTGCATCCGCTTTAAGAACTGCCGATTCCTCTCTTTTGGCAGTACGCCGCAGAAAAATTGTAAGAAAGAGAGTAACCAGTATAGAAAAAAACATAACATACAATCCGTTATTCACGTTGGTAACGGATTCTTTGTTGATGTATTTTGAATATGCCTCGTACAATATGTAAAAT comes from Flexistipes sp. and encodes:
- a CDS encoding cation diffusion facilitator family transporter; translation: MTRKTGAALTSAFVAGTLAVIKLVTGLMINSLVIVTSAVDSIMDIVTSSINYYAIKASEQPPDKEHPFGHHKYESLATFIQSIIIMLSGFYILYEAYSKYINKESVTNVNNGLYVMFFSILVTLFLTIFLRRTAKREESAVLKADALHYEIDILTNLGVIGTLFVVKFTGIEIIDPVVSVLIAVYIVYSALKLNFNVTKDLVDTELPVDIKEKIIDIIKQYDDYHLDFHRLRTRQAGSKKFVDLHLTLCREVSLKDAHKIADIIEKRIRDEIKNSDVIIHIEPCEDENCPGIDYCDKKVRIDVD